The sequence AGAAAATTAGTAATCAATAGGCTGTATGGTTGCAGGTGGTAAAGTGGATACCTAACGTTCTTAATAACTAACGTATCTGAGAGAGGTAGATTGGGAGACATGCATTAGCTCTCCGGATTTTTAACACTGTAGTGTTTTCATACCCTATCCCTGAAAATGGATTTCCGGATAGCTACGTTCTGAAGGAATCACCCTTTCCCCTCTACCCTCTGGTGCCTCAGAATGAGTACTATAATTGATTAGAATTGCTCTGCTATAAGGGTACACAACTAATTCTAGTTAGTATGGAATCTATACTACATTAGGTTGTTTCATTATACCACAGTGGCTTCTACCCTACCATGCCAGTCAGACATAAATAGACATACCTATGGATAGCAGCTCCAGTTCTTTTAAGTATGAACTTCTCTCCTAGGACTACAAGGATGAGATGCAGCCCCAACTTTCAGCTTGGAGGAGCTTAATTCACATTTGGAGGTCAAACCGTAGTAGTATTCTCAGTAGATAAGTTAACTTTGTCCAAGTCTGACCTGAGCACTATCACTTAACACTGGATTGAAATATAGATACTGTAGCACCCTCAATGTTTTTGGGGTAGACAGATTTGTTGATCTTATAACAAATTCAGGGTGCCAGCCTTACCTTATTGGCTACAATCCAGTCTCAGTGAAGCTAGTATAGTGGAGGTAGTTATAAAAGCTTCTTACAcaaagattggtttcagagtaacagccgtgttagtctgtattcgcaaaaagaaaaggagtacttgtggcaccttagagactaaccaatttatttgagcataagctttcgtgagctacagctcacttcagcagtatgcatccgatgaagtgagctgtagctcacgaaagcttatgcttaaataaattggttagtctctaaggtgccacaagtactccttttctttttacacaaagaTTGTAAGTCTAGTCCTACAGCAGCATCACCTTGCCAGATCCATGTTCCTGAACAGTGGTTGCTTACTAGATTTTGGATAGTAATTGATATGCATTAAACTGCCTGGGTGTCCCCATTTCTGCACACCATCCCCTGACCAGAATGATTAAGAATACCATCACTTATGGTTCTCCTTTATGCAAATATCTCCTTATGGCCTGATGTAAGGGACTTAAATTTCTGCCCatatataaagaaaagaaaatagtgGCCACTATTTATTGGGTTTGGATGGTATCAGAGTGTTCTTCCACTCTTGAAGCAACACATTAGAAGCCAAGGGCAATTCTAACCACCACATGCAgcaataaaaaaggaaagataCACTCACTACAGAACTCAGAACAATTTTCTTTTAGTTTCCAAAAGAAAACCCAGACTATGAGGATGTCATGTTTACATTGCATACTTAAATTTTACAGATTTCCTAATTAACTAAAACTCAGAATATAAAAAAGTTTATCCATGTTAAAAAGCAGTCACTCAAATGTTATCCAGGACTTTACTGAATACCATATTAATCCCATTACCAGCATTTGAAAGTCATTTAAAAACTTGTTAATTtctaaactttaattttttttttttaaagtttctttccccatttcaACACTGACAGAATGACATACCAACAGCTGTCACATCAAGATACAGAGACAAATTTGACATGGTTAATGCATTACAAACGAGGACTCAGATCCCGACAATATGCACAGGACTTGCAATTTCAGTAGAAAAAGCTACACTTTTGTTCACTCCAACAAGACAGATGGTTAAGGGTTCAACATCCATTTGTGTGGTAAGCACGCATGTCAAGGAGAGTCATTTCCTGCTTAAGTTCTCCACAGCTCATcgcaaatttaaacaaaaaacggGAACACATACTGCAGGTTTAGAATACTGAGACATTGTCAGAGTGGAGTTAAAGCAGATCTTCACACCTAACAAAAGTAGGCAGTGAGTAAAATAACACTTAGAAATATGTTTGCATGTTGCTTGAAGAACTGTAAACAGTAAATCCTTAAGTCAATGGTGCTCAACCTTTACGTACCCATGTGCACACAACATTCAGCAATACATGAAGCTACAGGAATTTTCTGCACTAGTATCTCTGGGGACTCAGTGCTTCAACCTTCTACTGCTAACATAcatctttttgaaaaaagaaatcacaactGAGAACATTTCTACAAACAAGATTACAGTGCTGGCTTTAAAACCAGTTTCTAAGGCTCTGACTGAGTCCAAAAAGGCCTCTCGTCAGGTTCATTCAAGCTCTTTGTCTGAACGGCACTACTGCAGTGTAAGAATGATTGCAGCAAGACGCCCACAGGTCAtttctacatttatttttttaccaaaaaaagttGTGCAACAAATAAACATTTATATATTTACATTAGTTTTCTTTACCTGTTAGCAAAATTGTATTCTAAACCTCTGATATAGAGTATCTCAACCCATACTTGATAAAAGGAACATCTGCCCAATGACTCCACTTTAAATGGATGTTTACTCTGGAGTTTAAAGCACTAGTAATAAATATTAGATGGAACATACTATACAGAACACACACCTAATATTTAGGCCATGCTTAATACAGTTTTACGGTAACAGAATACTTCACTTTTTTTGGACTAGTTTTGTCTAGATCATGTTTAAACAATGTTGGCTGAACCAAAGTCAAGTTTTATCAGATTGTTTATTTAAGTTTAGTTCAAACAAATTAGGAGCCACACTTGCCTCGTGAAGCACCTAACCATCCATTTTGACCAATCAAGACCTATTAGAGACTTAGTACAGTAGAAGACAAGTACTACAGCATACAGAAATTTCTCTCCTCTAAATGGAGAGTTTTGTTCTCACCTCTGATACTTAAAGTGGTGGGAAATGTTTCATCGGCCTTCTTGTAGCAAATACCTTACAATAAGGAGCCTTTTCAGGAATGTTTGCTTTCTAAGCAAGTCTTGGGATTCGATTCTTTTCCCTCTCCTCTTATCACCCTCCAAAACCCGAAAGGGTAGAAGTCCAAATTTTGAACAGCTTTTGTGTTTTGAAGAAAGCACAAAATGGTATGAGTGCTGAAGCCACAGTTGGGATggagattttttgtttgtttattttttaagtctgGATACTAGGTAGCATTTTGCCTTATTCTTGTACCCCAATCTTTCCATGAAAGTTTACCAGAAGTTACCTTTAATTTGAAAAAGCTCAAATTAGCATATTTTAGTACATTTGGCATGCCATTTACTCTGGTTGGGGGGTAGGGGCGGAGAGATGGATTAAGTACTAGTCTGATACCTGGCACATTACTAATTATGACCTGAGCTGTTttactggaagaaaaatgctgtgtcTCATTGGCAGCAATAAAGAAGAGAGGTCAAGTATGGGCAGTGTCTACCAAGAATCTAATTGTTTTGCCCTTTATTCACACAAATTGCATTTTCTCTGACATAAAAGAGAAACACGAGAAGAGGAAGGGGTCATTTCTAGCAAGTGTTATTTCCATGTTAGGATGAATTATAAAGTAAACACTAGAAAAGCACACAAgaaaaaggatttaaaattaaGGGTCAGATTTGCAAGGGTTTGCACGCAGCATCGTGGCAAACTCTTATGGAGGCCAAGCCTGATATACACGCAAATGGGGGCCGCAGGCCGGGTGccttttgcaaatctggccccagATGATTCTGCTGaacaaactttaaagttacagacTGTGCCCGCACAGTTAAGCACAAGGACACAGAAGATAGTTAACACCTATATTTTCAGCAGATGGTTTTGGGGGTTTTATGCATTAAGTCATTAATTAGACCAAATAATACTCATTATACTTGTCTCCACTGCTGCTTATTCTCAGATATTAGCATTGTGACTAATCATTTCAAGCAGCCCATGTTCACCTTTTCTTTCATTGAAGAGATGCCTTAGTGTAGCAGATCACACGAATGTATCAAAATAAATCCATACAACAGATTCAACAGTGGTATTTCCCCAAACCTTGAGCCAGGAGAGGGTAAAGCTTTGAGGTACACAGTTTAAAGTTGCTCATGTCAAAGTTCAAGGCATCTGAGAGAACTAAACATCAAGACAAGCTTTAGCTCTCGTCAATACAAAACGTATTTAATGGCGACATTGTCTAGCGCTGTTAGACAAAAGAGACAAGTTATTTAGTGTAACACGTAACAGATGTTACTCACACCATAGAACTCCATCCATAAATCAAATCTCCACCTACTTCCAGGGTAAGAATCAGAAATTTACCTCAACAGTAATTTAAATACTGTTGTGAATTCATCCTAAATATCTATTATCACTATTATACATCATACTTTCACACAGTTAAGTTTATTTTCAACCCTTtagtgtttttaattcattttacagTACAACACATAAGAACAGTGTCCCTTAAGTAGGCTCATATTTAGTAGAATTAACTAAACTTGCTTCTAAATCTGAAGATGTATTCTTTAAATGATCTAGTTCAATCTAGCTGACATGAGGGAAGAAAAGTCATGGCACCAGCGACTGGAAACTGTTGAATCAATGTATTCTGGATTCACCAAGTTTCAGAGAACACGGTATTTGGCTTGTTTGAGGGTAAATGAAGTATCAGATTATCAGCCCCACATGTCTGTCTAACACACTGGCTTAAGGAACCAATCATATTGCTACCACTACTCATTCTAAGGACCATAGAATGCTTTTCTACACACTGTAAGTTTATTTGTTAAATAGCAAGGACGCTTCTGCCTGCCAAGTTCAACACACAAAATATTTGGTTTATGAATTTAAGACAGAAGGCACTTTCAACATTCTACTTCAGGATATATTGAGCGTAGACACACTGTTTacaattttgtttactttttaaaaatagttcttAGAAAGAGCAATGATAGCACTACTGTGTTTCATTTTCAAGAGCATGTTTACCTACTTATCCCACTCAAACAGATAAGACCCCTTGAAAGGGCAATACGTGTCAGTTCTAAAGTTCATTTCTAAATATAACACAAATCAAAGATCCTGAAAAAGATCAGTGAAATATCTGTTCAGTCAGTGCATTACTCAGCTAGCCCAGTAAGTCTCTGGTACCCACTGTAAATTACAATTCTATTTTGCAGCCTTCAATGTAATGTCAGATTGTTGTTGGTAACACTGTGTTGGGCTGTCTGACAccagtttaaaatgaaaaacagatcTGCATGAAAATTAAGCCATTCCAAGAAGTGCTACTCAGATAATCTTATATAAGAGATTTCTCCAGTTTCAACATACCACCTCCCACGCCTTCATGTATTAAATTTCCCAATGGTGGCTTTTTGCAGGCTATGTTAAAGAGTCTTCATTCGGTACAGATATTAAATTACAATTTCATTACTGGATATACCTGAAGTTTTAGCTTTAATTCCATTTTCATtaataggggaaaaaaagatggagCAAAGGTAACATCACTTGTATTTCTGTACTGACTACTACTAGTGCTTCTCATATATGGGCTCATTCCTTCCATTatttcaatcaatcaatcaatcaatcaactATAAGCTGAACATTCTTAAAGTTGCTACACTAACAAAATTGACTGTACAGTGAgttctgcaggaatggatccaaTATTTCTAGTTATTTACAATATCATGTTTTAGTCAGATCTACATGTTTAAGTCCATCTGCTAAAAATGTAATACACATACTGTAAACATGGCAACATTAAATATGGTACCTCTATTCTAGGATATTTAAATGGCATGATCACATCTCATCATATCTGAAGTTGAATTTATACACAGGATATTTTCTAGCGTTACCCACTTTACAAGTTGCAAGGAGTCTAGATTTTGTGTGGCTAAGAAATTTCTTCAAAGTAAAGTTAAAGCTTGTCTTTGATTGTATTAGAGCTTTTTCTTTTGTAGCCATATTTAAATTGAAGATTAGCACAGAAATTATCTAGGGCCCCTTCCAATTTACAGTTATTAAAAATATCAGTTATGATTCTTGGGAAAAGTGTctgatatgaaaaataaaaaattactgcAAAATAAACTTAAATGGAAGTCAGGTCTTCAGACTATCGGTCAAAAGTTCAAACATGTGTTATTCCTGTTTGGGCTGGAGTTGCCGTTTCCAGGCCTCATTCAAGTAAACTAGTCGTTTGTAGTTGATGATAAAGAGAATGAAGTTCAGCAAATATGTGATGACGCCTATAATGCAAAATTCCTTCAGCACAAAGTACAGAATGTATGCCAGGTAGAGTGACCCTACTACTGACACTATGGAGGATGTCATGAGGATTAGAGCTGCTACTGCACTGGCTGTCATACCTGCAACAAAAGACAAAAGTTATTATTGCTACTTTAATGCCCTCATTCCATAGTTAAGCAAAAAAATTTAAGAACTAAAATTTTAACTATTTCTATTCAGTGAGTTTGTATTCATATAGCTCCGCTTAAAATACCATGAGTCCACGCTGGTTGCAAATCACAATTTGGAGCGGAGTTTCTAGGTTCTGTATTGCAGTTCTTTTTTGATCAGCAGTGTGAGTGGTATTATCATCATCTTTCATGTTCCTGAATTATGGGAAAGTTACCGGTTGATGAGGTTAGATCTATGAACATTTTCATTGGTTTCAGATCATATTACAGGGCCGGGCAGAGATGGGTTTGCATGTGTTACTAGTCACACATCTTATCTCACTTGTTTGCCTGCTTGCCACATGCAGTCACTTGTGCCAGTGCTCATATTAATGATATAGAAGAATACTAAAAGCAAGCAAAGTAACTCTTGACGTTATTAGGAGTTTTAGAGCTACCACTGTGACTGGACAGCTAGACTGGTGTAAATTGTGACTTGCACCAGTGCAATTTATCGTGGTTTCATCCAGGTTTAGCAATGTTTATATCAATGTCCTGTTTTATTAACATCTACATTGTTATATACTTTAGATCATAAACAAAGTTAAATACTTACCAAGTAACATTTGTAGTATATAAAATACAAGTCCAAAGACACTGTTTGGCTGATTTATTGCACTGTCCTTTCCAAAGATGGAACCCAACAGACCAAATCCTcgaccccatctgtaaaataacaaACACCAATAATCCCAGATTTGAGATCTGCTTCTTTCTAACCCAAATTTCACTTTAGTACCATAGGACGATATTCTGGTGCAACTAGAGCATTCCCTATATGTAGCTCaaactttgctttaaaaaaataactttgtcATAATGAGGGTGTACTGGATACAACGCTATCTCATGCATCCATGCTAAAATTGGGATTTATTACATTCAGTACCAGTATAACCACAAAAAAATGCAAGACACATTATAACAAGTCATTTATTTCTACAGGACTTATCAGTCTGAAAATCTTGGTAATGCTTATAAGCTATAATGGTAAGTCAGGATTTATTGAGGAAACCGTTAGCAGAATCTCTCTCCACAATATTATACGGAATGTGATTCTGATGTAGCGTCTCAACAGGGCAGGCTTCAATTTTATAAATGATAAAGTTATAAAAGTAATAGTACAAAATAGCAACTACAGTAAGAAGGAATTTTCTAATCAACAATTGTGTATTTGTGCTAGGAATAGATGGTTCCTTCTCTCTAAGACCGAACACGTCAAGAAATATTAGTGGCCAGAGCAAAGTaaggataattttttaaaagtgacaacTGAAAGAGGAGATAAGCAAAGTAACTTGAATACTGAAGCAATGTTAAATTAGAACATTAGATTTCTATTACTATTTATAAGTTAGATGTCACCTGCATTTTCTCCAACTATCAAGCCAAAGTTTCCCTACGTCTGACTTTCCCACACTTTAACAGCCCCGATGAGGATgatttagtgcttttcatctccAAACACTTTCAAATCAGGTACGCTTCTAtgagcaacattttcaaaacatcctCAGATCAGACATAGTTAAAGCAAATCAGCCACTTCGGAAAAGTGGGCTCATTGGTTGAACTACTATGCCCACCAGCCGCCTCATCCATCTCCTCCAAACACTGTAGagagaattacagaccaattCCTAGATAGAGTCTGACTAGACAGTCAACTGTATTAAAAGTACACTAATTTGTTCCAATATGAGTGTGTTCCTTGGAAATGCTACATGAATCCATGTTCTCCTAAACCTCAAAATGAATGTATGAGAAATGAAATTTAAGTATAAATATGAAAACCCATATTGCTTAAACAAATTGTTCTTCCAGTGTTAAAAAATCGCAAAATACCTGGTTTCCTCAATAAGCCAAGTGTGAGCAGaagagttgggttttttaaattaaatcttatACTAGGCAAAAATTAAAGTTTATGACCCTATCCACTGGTGGAAAGCTTCCTATAGCAAGTGGACCTTCAGTCCTAGGTATTATGCTCTTACCTACtttgaccccaatcctgcaaacacttatgcacaggtTTAACTTTACTAATTTgtgtaaggccaggtctacactacagagttaggtcaacataagctgccttacgtaGACCTgtgtaagcgtctacactaaaatgtagctcccaaaGACGTAAATCACCCACTACATTGatttaactccacctccacgaaaGAGGTAGCACTTAGGTCGATGTTTTTAGGATAGACACTGAGTTACTTACATCgcctgttggctgtcagccccaggatgAGGGGGCCTGCAACTgtcagccctgggctgggggttaAGGCAGTGGAAGCACTCTTGGTGAGGGTGCACAGAAGGAGCATTAGTGTGGACATGAAACACCGCTTTAATTACTGCTGTGGCTGTACGTCAACTTAAGTTGacttaggatacgtctacactacaaaattaagtgtGACAGAGTTCAAAGACTGGAAATCCTGCAGCAGATTCCCATTGTTACCACACTCGCCTAATCAGTGGCACGCAGTTTCACACCACAAATCTGTGTACGGAGTGAAAACATGTGAAATTCTCTTGTACTTGGTTCCTTTCCGTCTCTGTCTCAAATGGCTTACTAACAGGCAATTTATTATTGCTGATATTTAATCTGTTTGTGAGTTGGCAGCATTTAATTTCTTTATAAAATTCCTGGGTGGAGCTCCAGTGCTTCTGATCCAGTACTTCTCACAGGTGTCACCTCTAGAGTTCATGGTAATGTCCCTCCTCAGCACTAAACTTTTCTATCTCCAGCTTGTTTGACTGCTTCTCAGGTGATCAAAATTTAAACTGAAGTAAATATTCATGATAAAGAGCATGCAAATTACAAGGCCACCAGACTCAGAACCAGATTTGGGTTTCTTAGCCCTCATCTTCCAGGACTTGTAAGGGTTGGAAAGGCAGTACACTAAACTCAAGTAGGGTCTTCATGGTCCCAGAAGCATGGACTACTTCCAGAAAAGAAGTAACTTGGCTGTGTCATTCTCTAAGTTATGGACTAGCTCTCATTAACTTATTACAAGTACTGATACAAACAGTCAAAGTTTCCATGCATCTGGTAGGTATCAAACAGAGGAAGTATGCCAGAGTAGCACCAAGCAGACATGTTAATAACACATACTTATATTTACAACCATGTGCAACTTTTGTCTACAAGTAGCTTCTCAAACCTTTTTCTCTACTGTAATAGTACAAACCTGGTTTCCTTCAAGTTTGGGCAAGCATGTAACTTCTCTGCATCATTTGGTCATCTCAATTAGGAAGTACAAAGAAAATCCCACTTCAGAGTTTTTATTGCATTTGCATTTTGTATACCGAGTGTGTGATCATATTctaaaatgttttggaaagtCTCTTGTAGATCATTAGCTCTCTGGTGCAGTGAATAGTAGTAGCATAATCACAGTTTTTGGCAATTCAGTTGACGTACCTCAGCAAGAGAAGGTCCTATGCAATTGGGGCAGTGGCTTTTGGGATCAATATGAACATATCGTTTATTAATTTGTCTATGGCAGGTTGCTAACCCTTTCCTGTGTCTTGATGGAGGCAGCCTCTACTGCTGACTGTGTAGTGTTCCATCTGCATTAAAACTTGCATTATTTTAATAAGTGAGATGGCTTGCATACATAGCTCAAACATCATCCAAAGTCTAATGGATGGCTATGCAGTACTGCACAAGATGACAGCCCTTTCCATAGAGAAAGTGCACAAAATGCATACATAAAGCATGCTTTTTTCAAAATCGAAATGGGACTCTAAACTTCTTGCATCTTCCATTTGGTGAGAAAAGGTTACTTGCTTTTCTCTtttgctatgtctacactacagcagaaCAGCTGCACCGACACTTAACACTTCAAGCTTTTAAAGCTGCAGCAAGGCCAACAAAATATATAATGAACTATTCCATGTTGCAGACACCTCTACCATCCTGATCTTTTTACAGCTACATACAGATGGCTAAATTTAGTGAGCCCCTCATTATAGGGCTGACTTCAGAATCTTTCCATTAGCAAAACTGTTCTTCTGCATTGTCCCAAGAAGGCCACTGTTCCAAACGCAGAGTTGCTGTTTGTTTAGGTTTATGCCAAGCTTTTCCCAGAACCATTTCCCAGATTGGACCACATCCACCACCTGTGCAATCCTCCACAGATTTGAATCATTGTGAAATATTGTATGCTCTAAGATCTTTTGAAGCTTATTTACATGGGAGGAACAGATTATGGCTTTGCTAAAGAGGTCTTTACAAACTGGAGATTTTAACAGTCTTGGGGATGATGATTCTGATTCCTTCCCTATgcgatttaattttattttcaatatcTTTGGAAATTCCAACATGGTTTACATGAAAGTTCAAATTTCTGTAGTATTCTAGTTTCCATTCTGTAGCCAGTGAAGGTTTTTGGAAGAGATAGTTTGCTGCAACTGTAAAGAAGCAATTTGAATCTCTCAGACAAGTCGATAACAACAGTCTTGGCTCTGACAGACCTCAGAAACTGGGTGCCCTCCTCAATGGCAGTAACTGTTCTACTAATTACCAATTCCCATGCAATCAGTGCCACACATCGGCTCTATTGCTTTGGATTAAGGAATCATTTTGAACTAGAATTCCAGTCTTACTTTATTGAACAGTGCTAGTTTGTTGGCTTAACTGCTCAAAAGTTCTTCAGGGCCAACGATTTTCAGCTTATAAAATGCTACTGTTTTACATGCTGCTGTAAACTCCCTATTCAGGTTATAGCAAAGTTCACAATAAACAAAGAAGGAAATTCAATTAAACAGTAGTTAATAAAGAACTGGCTGATGCAATAAACTCAAAAAACATAAGAAAATGTACCACTCAAGATCACCAATTCCTTCCCTTTATTGATTTGTAACTGTTGGATCGGACAAGTGTTCAGTTGCGAAAGTAATGCAAAATAAAAGTACTGCATGATTTGGTGTTACACAAAAACTATACTTGGCATG comes from Caretta caretta isolate rCarCar2 chromosome 17, rCarCar1.hap1, whole genome shotgun sequence and encodes:
- the VKORC1L1 gene encoding vitamin K epoxide reductase complex subunit 1-like protein 1, encoding MAAPVLLRVSVPRWERVARYAVCAAGILLSLYACHLEREKGRDLHYRALCDFSERVRCSAAIASRWGRGFGLLGSIFGKDSAINQPNSVFGLVFYILQMLLGMTASAVAALILMTSSIVSVVGSLYLAYILYFVLKEFCIIGVITYLLNFILFIINYKRLVYLNEAWKRQLQPKQE